In one Fundulus heteroclitus isolate FHET01 chromosome 3, MU-UCD_Fhet_4.1, whole genome shotgun sequence genomic region, the following are encoded:
- the LOC118562587 gene encoding myocardin-like, whose protein sequence is MTLCESNSMAPTGRPNGMFLTSQTTPLLPKTARPPSPICTSSLPPSLNFNHLTRPRKPRDIKPKMKKLKYHQYIPPDQKGASGTGAGGAKQSSPAPTQPLDPAYSHLLKQQQVFLQLQILQSQQQQQQRLQPQQQVVPSGDHNDLVTSCGGAPLSLQPVPAPTNQTAADTTPASKPELLPANLVDLTVSELRQQLRKRGLPVSGTKPALLQRLRPFQLQHACPTPAPLCKLGTSLEPLIPSAPLPPGQSPGSSPGFGLNSPGNSPNQQLYIQEGGMPNGILNDGPNRNPNGTLNTVPKAFSNAASVSLAGKQCGLSGTVFLDPTSTASGTPSPSLPMSSSSPLQCGTPWRTESEQQEQQEQLELSVKLEKRERKRSRPSDCYVQAGTESGEGSLHPFLQQDPGCLKRKAELNAQTEVLFAQPCDLIGHDFELPLQITASPAQTSPSVRSLEEELQEAIQKAQMDPRQSIDDILDEPIICDGSLAAPDHKSAAHSVPDRSPAPQTEQPPPFQQQDDNFLPSPLCSSLLLELPPSPAVINPSQVVPAPPPLPICASPMRSTRKSRKRRAPTPFDAADWLETLTSGLHPVTPPKPPFVESDFSLDSDLNVNRVLDLLIEQW, encoded by the exons ATGACGCTGTGTGAATCAAACTCCATGGCACCAACTGGAAGACCAAATGGGATGTTTCTGACCTCTCAGACTACACCCCTGCTGCCAAAG ACAGCTCGGCCTCCCAGTCCGATCTGCACCTCGTCTTTGCCCCCTTCCCTAAACTTCAATCACCTTACCCGCCCACGGAAACCGCGGGACATCAAACCCAAGATGAAGAAACTCAAGTATCATCAGTACATTCCTCCAGACCAGAAGGGAGCGTCTGGGACCGGAG CGGGAGGAGCTAAACAGAGCAGCCCTGCCCCTACCCAGCCTTTAGACCCCGCCTACTCCCACCTGCTGAAACAACAGCAAGTCTTCCTCCAGCTTCAAATCCTGCAGAGtcaacagcaacagcagcagcgaCTACAACCTCAACAGCAGGTTGTGCCGAG TGGAGATCACAATGATCTAGTGACGTCTTGTGGAGGCGCACCGCTCAGTCTCCAACCTGTTCCCGCCCCAACAAATCAAACAGCGGCAGACACAACTCCTGCATCCAAACCAGAGCTTCTTCCTGCAAATCTTGTTGATTTAACG GTGTCGGAGTTGAGGCAACAGCTGCGCAAGCGTGGCCTCCCCGTCTCTGGAACTAAGCCGGCCTTGTTACAGCGCCTTCGTCCCTTCCAGCTTCAGCATGCCTGCCCCACCCCTGCCCCTCTTTGTAAGCTGGGCACCAGCCTGGAGCCCCTCATTCCCTCTGCCCCGCTGCCACCCGGTCAGAGCCCTGGCTCCAGCCCCGGTTTCGGACTGAACTCACCCGGCAACAGCCCAAACCAACAGCTGTACATCCAAGAGGGGGGGATGCCTAACGGGATACTCAATGACGGCCCCAACAGAAATCCAAATGGGACTCTGAACACTGTCCCGAAAGCGTTCTCAAATGCTGCATCAGTCAGTTTGGCAGGCAAACAGTGCGGCCTCAGCGGCACTGTGTTCCTGGATCCCACCAGCACCGCCTCAGGAACTCCAAGTCCCAGTTTGCCCATGTCGTCCTCCTCACCCCTACAGTGCGGGACTCCCTGGAGAACCGAGAgcgagcagcaggagcagcaagAGCAGCTAGAGCTGAGTGTGAAGCTAGAGaagagggagaggaagaggagcaggcccAGTGACTGCTACGTGCAAGCTGGTACTGAG TCCGGGGAGGGATCCCTTCATCCGTTCCTGCAACAAGATCCAGGATGCTTAAAAAGGAAGGCAGAACTGAACGCACAAACAGAAGTGTTGTTTGCGCAG CCGTGTGATTTGATTGGCCATGACTTTGAGCTGCCACTGCAGATTACGGCAAGTCCCGCTCAGACCTCACCTAGTGTTCGCAGCTTGGAGGAAGAGCTACAGGAGGCGATTCAGAAAGCCCAG ATGGACCCTCGGCAGTCCATTGATGATATTCTAGATGAGCCCATCATTTGTGATG GCTCCCTTGCGGCCCCTGATCATAAATCTGCTGCACACTCTGTTCCTGACCGTTCCCCTGCCCCTCAAACAGAACAGCCTCCGCCTTTTCAGCAGCAAGATGACAACTTCCTGCCATCGCCTCTTTGTTCCTCTCTCCTACTGGAGCTCCCTCCATCTCCTGCAGTGATAAACCCAAGCCAGGTTGTCCCTGCTCCTCCACCTCTCCCGATCTGCGCCTCCCCCATGCGTTCAACCAGAAAGTCACGGAAACGACGGGCTCCCACACCGTTTGATGCCGCCGACTGGCTCGAAACCCTCACTTCAGGCCTCCATCCTGTCACCCCACCGAAACCTCCCTTTGTTGAGTCCGATTTTAGTCTGGATTCAGATCTCAATGTGAATAGAGTGCTGGATCTGTTGATAGAGCAATGGTGA